In one Moritella sp. 5 genomic region, the following are encoded:
- a CDS encoding alpha/beta fold hydrolase translates to MIKFKRPNILPLAVALTVTASLSLTGCSSMQQAVAASPSVSSVWGVGEMQIEDLNTLYANEQSQWMDVNGMRIHYRDEGNPNGQPIVLIHGILSSLHTWKEWNKGLTDRYRIISLDMPGFGLTGGPENPDDFSEALLHSSFEQFITQLKLDDFILVGNSLGGYVSAHYAANYPDKIKKLILIDPAGAPQDLPFILSFASMPGINTLVANIFPPFIIAMGVKDVYGDQDLITKENMDRYIHLSLRPGAKQAYANTIAMLDEKNSQKAPLDFATITAPTLLMWGNKDIWVPQKLSEQWLQNIPGSSLITYPNAGHVPMEEIPQQTLNDALAFINSK, encoded by the coding sequence ATGATAAAATTTAAACGACCTAATATATTACCGCTAGCAGTGGCCTTAACCGTTACTGCAAGCCTTAGCTTAACAGGCTGTTCCAGTATGCAGCAGGCTGTCGCCGCGAGCCCAAGTGTGAGTAGCGTTTGGGGGGTTGGCGAAATGCAGATAGAAGATCTCAATACCTTGTACGCCAACGAACAGTCACAATGGATGGATGTAAATGGAATGCGCATCCATTACCGTGACGAAGGCAATCCTAATGGTCAGCCAATTGTATTAATACACGGTATTTTATCATCACTACATACTTGGAAGGAATGGAATAAAGGCTTAACAGATAGGTACCGGATCATCAGCCTTGATATGCCTGGCTTTGGTTTAACTGGTGGTCCAGAAAATCCCGATGACTTCTCTGAAGCGCTATTACACTCATCTTTTGAGCAATTTATTACCCAATTGAAACTCGATGACTTTATTCTGGTAGGCAATTCTCTCGGCGGTTATGTTTCAGCTCATTATGCAGCGAACTACCCTGATAAAATCAAAAAACTTATTCTCATTGATCCTGCAGGCGCACCACAAGACCTGCCGTTTATTTTAAGCTTTGCCAGTATGCCCGGTATCAATACACTGGTAGCCAATATATTTCCTCCTTTCATTATCGCAATGGGAGTTAAGGACGTATACGGTGATCAAGATCTAATCACCAAAGAAAATATGGATCGTTATATTCATCTCTCTTTGCGTCCAGGAGCAAAACAGGCTTATGCCAATACGATTGCGATGTTAGATGAAAAAAATAGCCAAAAAGCGCCATTAGACTTCGCAACCATCACTGCTCCGACTTTATTAATGTGGGGAAACAAGGACATTTGGGTGCCACAAAAACTCAGCGAGCAATGGTTGCAAAACATACCGGGGTCCAGTTTAATTACTTATCCAAACGCAGGTCATGTACCGATGGAAGAAATCCCACAACAAACGCTCAATGATGCATTAGCTTTCATTAATTCAAAATAA
- a CDS encoding patatin family protein — translation MIKTALVVEGGGMRSVFTAGVLDTFLEQGYDPFDLFIGSSAGTLNLSAYIAGQKKYSVRLINHLAKSTTFVNWTRFLKGGNAMELRELHDLLALHDPIDLNKAKRRLNSRPFVITSCDRSKGKASYQIAEPSQWFQQIIASCALPIVFRPGVKLGDDIHIDGGLVDPIPVKKAVDLGANNIIVIRTRTRRWVEKLSVLERLLTFWVRHDTILTKLLGNYSKEYNSTCEFMRNPPAGINIIEIAPDEELQTPTLTRQVNTLEGDYSAGIKAATLFLQRH, via the coding sequence ATGATAAAAACAGCACTTGTTGTAGAAGGTGGAGGTATGCGTAGCGTATTTACCGCAGGAGTGTTAGATACCTTTTTAGAACAAGGTTATGACCCCTTTGATCTGTTTATTGGTAGTTCAGCAGGGACGCTGAATCTCTCAGCGTATATTGCTGGACAAAAAAAATATTCAGTTAGACTCATTAATCATCTGGCTAAATCAACGACGTTTGTCAATTGGACTCGCTTTTTAAAAGGCGGAAATGCCATGGAGCTTAGAGAATTACATGATTTATTAGCATTGCATGATCCAATAGACCTAAACAAAGCGAAACGTCGATTAAACTCACGTCCATTTGTCATCACCAGTTGTGATAGATCAAAAGGTAAAGCAAGTTATCAAATAGCTGAACCCAGTCAATGGTTCCAACAAATCATCGCGTCATGCGCGCTACCTATCGTTTTTCGTCCCGGAGTAAAACTTGGGGATGACATCCACATTGATGGTGGCTTAGTAGATCCTATACCAGTAAAGAAGGCGGTCGACTTAGGTGCCAATAATATTATTGTGATCAGAACCAGAACCCGACGTTGGGTAGAAAAACTATCCGTTTTAGAACGCCTACTTACGTTCTGGGTTAGGCACGATACAATACTCACCAAATTACTTGGTAATTACAGCAAGGAATACAACAGTACTTGTGAATTTATGCGCAATCCACCAGCAGGGATTAATATTATCGAAATAGCGCCTGATGAAGAACTGCAAACCCCCACGTTAACACGTCAGGTTAATACACTCGAAGGCGATTATAGTGCAGGTATTAAAGCCGCGACGTTATTCTTACAACGTCATTAA
- a CDS encoding DUF5062 family protein — protein MMAKLKNEKKLFKAAIALGTQYLQQRGSTFTTTDPEDVKAQYIYKALVFDKLMQPLAKDQETTLNIKHKLAIWISRKLPADHPLLTSE, from the coding sequence ATGATGGCAAAACTGAAAAATGAAAAGAAATTATTTAAAGCTGCGATCGCATTAGGTACTCAGTATCTACAGCAACGCGGTAGTACATTTACAACGACAGATCCAGAAGACGTTAAAGCGCAATATATCTATAAAGCCTTAGTGTTTGATAAACTGATGCAGCCTCTGGCTAAAGATCAAGAAACCACTCTCAATATTAAACATAAATTAGCCATTTGGATATCTCGAAAATTACCGGCTGACCACCCTTTACTTACCAGCGAATAA
- a CDS encoding FAD-dependent oxidoreductase translates to MSAQNNYPNLLTPLDLGFTQLKNRVLMGSMHTGLEEVSNGFTRMATYFAERAAGGVGLIVTGGIGPNPEGAVFQGGSKMDTVEEAEAHKEVTAAVHEAGGKICMQILHAGRYAYSKQPVAPSAIQAPINPARPRALTTEEVYQQVAAFVNCAGLAQSANYDGVEIMGSEGYLINQFIVEHTNQRDDEWGGSFENRIRFPVEIVRQVREKVGTDFIIIYRLSMLDLIEKGSSWQEVVALAKAIEKAGATIINTGIGWHEARVPTIVTKVPRAAFTKVTAKLKGEVSIPLITTNRINTPEIAESVLEQGHADMVSMARPFLADPEFLNKAAAGKSDEINTCIGCNQACLDHTFSMKLTSCLVNPRACRETELNYVKSPVSKRIAVVGAGPAGLAFATVAAQRGHKVTIFDDKSELGGQFNVAKQVPGKEEFYETLRYFTTMTTKLGVDIMLNKRVSADELIANGFDDVVLATGIAPRTPAIEGIGHIKVLSYLDVLRDKKSVGSKVAIIGAGGIGFDVAEYLAHDHQSTAPTASQDIETFMREWGVDLTMQNRGGLMAAEKPAAAREIYLLQRKASKVGAGLGKTSGWVHRAGLASKKVVMMNSVEYVKVDDQGLHIQVAGEPLILNVDNIIVCAGQDPLRELQAQLVAAKQQVHLIGGADVAAELDAKRAIKQGSELAATI, encoded by the coding sequence ATGTCAGCACAAAATAATTATCCAAATTTATTAACACCACTCGACCTGGGTTTTACCCAATTGAAAAACCGCGTATTAATGGGGTCCATGCATACAGGACTTGAAGAAGTCAGCAATGGTTTTACACGTATGGCGACTTATTTTGCCGAACGTGCAGCGGGTGGTGTAGGCTTGATTGTGACTGGCGGTATTGGACCTAATCCTGAAGGAGCCGTGTTTCAAGGCGGCTCTAAAATGGATACCGTTGAAGAAGCTGAAGCGCATAAAGAAGTAACCGCAGCGGTGCATGAAGCGGGTGGTAAAATTTGTATGCAGATTTTGCATGCTGGTCGTTATGCGTATAGCAAGCAACCTGTCGCGCCATCAGCAATCCAAGCCCCAATTAACCCTGCGCGTCCACGTGCGCTAACAACGGAAGAAGTATATCAACAGGTTGCTGCATTTGTTAATTGCGCCGGACTTGCGCAATCTGCGAATTATGATGGTGTTGAGATCATGGGGTCGGAAGGTTATTTGATTAACCAGTTTATTGTTGAACACACCAATCAACGTGACGATGAATGGGGTGGCAGTTTCGAAAACCGTATTCGTTTCCCCGTTGAAATTGTAAGACAAGTACGCGAAAAGGTCGGTACTGATTTTATTATTATTTATCGTTTGTCTATGTTGGATCTGATTGAAAAAGGCAGTTCTTGGCAAGAAGTAGTGGCGCTGGCAAAAGCCATTGAGAAAGCGGGGGCGACGATCATTAATACCGGTATTGGCTGGCATGAAGCTCGTGTACCAACGATCGTTACTAAAGTACCAAGAGCTGCATTTACAAAAGTGACCGCAAAATTAAAAGGGGAAGTATCAATCCCTTTGATTACAACAAACCGCATTAACACCCCCGAAATCGCAGAGTCAGTGCTTGAGCAAGGTCATGCAGACATGGTGTCGATGGCGCGCCCATTCTTAGCCGATCCTGAGTTTTTGAATAAAGCTGCGGCAGGTAAGAGTGATGAGATCAATACTTGTATTGGCTGTAATCAAGCATGCCTAGATCATACCTTTAGTATGAAATTAACCTCTTGTTTGGTTAACCCACGGGCTTGTCGCGAAACGGAATTAAATTATGTGAAATCACCGGTGAGCAAGCGAATTGCAGTGGTCGGTGCTGGTCCTGCTGGGTTAGCGTTTGCAACTGTAGCAGCTCAACGTGGGCACAAGGTCACTATTTTTGATGATAAGTCTGAATTGGGTGGGCAGTTTAATGTTGCCAAACAAGTACCTGGTAAAGAAGAGTTTTATGAGACATTACGTTACTTCACAACGATGACGACGAAGCTTGGCGTAGACATAATGTTGAATAAGCGTGTTTCTGCAGATGAGCTTATCGCTAACGGTTTTGATGATGTTGTATTAGCGACAGGTATTGCGCCACGTACACCGGCTATTGAGGGGATTGGCCATATTAAAGTATTGTCTTATCTTGATGTGTTACGAGATAAAAAGTCGGTAGGGAGTAAGGTTGCCATTATTGGCGCTGGTGGTATTGGTTTTGATGTCGCGGAATACCTTGCCCATGATCACCAATCAACAGCGCCAACAGCCAGTCAGGATATTGAAACCTTTATGCGTGAATGGGGCGTTGATTTAACGATGCAAAATCGCGGTGGTTTAATGGCTGCTGAAAAACCAGCTGCGGCACGTGAAATTTATTTATTACAACGCAAAGCCAGCAAGGTTGGTGCTGGGTTAGGTAAGACCTCTGGTTGGGTTCATAGAGCTGGCCTCGCGAGTAAGAAGGTGGTCATGATGAACAGTGTTGAGTATGTTAAAGTTGATGACCAAGGTTTGCATATTCAGGTTGCTGGTGAACCTCTGATATTGAATGTTGATAATATTATTGTATGTGCAGGGCAAGACCCATTACGAGAGCTACAAGCGCAGTTAGTAGCCGCTAAGCAGCAAGTTCACTTGATTGGTGGCGCTGATGTGGCTGCTGAGTTAGATGCTAAGCGTGCGATAAAGCAAGGTTCTGAGTTAGCTGCAACAATTTAA
- a CDS encoding AraC family transcriptional regulator, which yields MTETINSKVSLGDISVNFLQQMSLTSNKLSCDINPILAKYNVSIAQLSAHHGRLSIPKYMRIGFELMQQTGREDLGLLMGENVCFQHYGMLGFACMSAINISTMAQVLAQYESLLSQNVRGHSTFITTPEPTLTFYSIAPYNPYNYFVVDSVLASWFTLLTSRTMHLNQPVNIIKAVHIEYPEPKNSERYHAFFQCPVIFDSTFNGLVLNSQHIKTPLPDACMSSYLQAQHLCQNELQQLQQNQDWQTKVIEKVSHNLVGNMPDINQVAALLGTSAWTLRRRLYKENTNYQGIMDKTRKGLALSYVRDTQLTFSEISYLLGFATPAAFYKAFRRWTESTPKNYRQAFISKRE from the coding sequence ATGACGGAAACAATAAATTCAAAAGTAAGCTTAGGGGATATTTCGGTTAACTTTTTGCAGCAAATGAGTCTAACCAGTAATAAGCTCAGTTGCGATATCAATCCTATTTTAGCCAAATACAATGTCTCTATCGCGCAGCTCAGTGCACATCATGGCCGCTTATCTATTCCAAAATATATGCGCATAGGTTTTGAGTTAATGCAACAAACTGGGCGCGAAGACCTGGGTTTACTGATGGGAGAAAATGTCTGCTTTCAACATTATGGTATGCTGGGATTTGCCTGTATGTCTGCCATTAATATTAGTACCATGGCACAAGTACTCGCCCAATATGAAAGTTTGTTAAGTCAAAATGTACGGGGTCATTCAACGTTTATCACAACACCAGAGCCGACACTCACCTTTTATTCGATTGCCCCGTATAACCCCTATAATTATTTTGTGGTGGATTCTGTTTTGGCAAGCTGGTTCACCTTACTAACTTCTCGTACCATGCACTTAAACCAGCCTGTTAATATTATCAAAGCGGTGCATATTGAATACCCAGAACCAAAGAACAGCGAACGCTATCACGCATTTTTTCAATGCCCAGTTATTTTTGACTCCACATTCAATGGCTTAGTATTGAATAGTCAGCATATCAAAACGCCATTACCCGATGCCTGTATGAGTAGTTATCTGCAAGCCCAGCATTTATGCCAAAATGAACTACAACAGCTGCAACAAAATCAGGATTGGCAAACGAAGGTTATCGAAAAAGTCAGTCATAATCTGGTGGGTAACATGCCCGATATCAATCAAGTAGCGGCACTGCTGGGGACATCAGCCTGGACATTAAGACGCCGCTTATACAAAGAAAATACTAACTATCAAGGTATCATGGATAAAACAAGAAAAGGTCTGGCATTGAGTTATGTCCGTGATACCCAGCTTACCTTCAGTGAAATATCGTATTTACTGGGCTTTGCCACACCTGCTGCATTTTATAAAGCCTTTCGACGCTGGACAGAGAGTACACCAAAAAATTACCGACAAGCGTTTATAAGCAAGCGCGAATAA
- a CDS encoding tRNA-uridine aminocarboxypropyltransferase, whose amino-acid sequence MHIYLVTHEREFSRRSNTGKLVQQFLPDETSVVPWRRKEPDSKLLTAIKSGRVAILAPDAEHKHDIHDFDGLVLLDSTWQEARKMYRQSEYLQDLPKITLNAKQASEFILRANQLEGGLSTVECVIELLRLQQRNTEADQLVLEFKAFIRACL is encoded by the coding sequence ATGCATATATACCTTGTTACCCACGAGAGAGAGTTCTCGCGCCGCAGTAATACCGGCAAATTAGTTCAACAGTTTCTCCCCGATGAAACAAGTGTTGTGCCTTGGCGTCGTAAAGAACCCGATAGTAAATTGTTAACCGCGATCAAGTCCGGTCGGGTGGCAATACTTGCGCCAGATGCAGAACACAAGCATGACATACATGATTTTGATGGCCTTGTGTTGCTGGATAGTACATGGCAAGAAGCGCGTAAGATGTATCGTCAAAGTGAGTATTTACAAGACTTACCTAAGATCACCTTGAATGCGAAGCAAGCGTCAGAATTCATTTTACGAGCCAATCAACTCGAAGGTGGACTCAGTACCGTTGAGTGTGTGATCGAGTTATTACGTCTGCAACAACGGAATACCGAAGCCGATCAGCTAGTATTAGAGTTTAAGGCATTTATTCGCGCTTGCTTATAA
- a CDS encoding GAF domain-containing protein has translation MSKIQLYQRLAQQADALMAEETNLIANLANLSALLFMELEDINWAGFYLYENDELVLGPFQGLPACIRIPVGRGVCGTAASTLQTQLVTDVHDFPGHIACDAASNSEIVVPIVVNDKLIGVLDIDSPSIGRFDNDDLMGAELLVNQLVKRLTA, from the coding sequence ATGTCTAAGATCCAACTTTATCAGCGTCTAGCCCAACAAGCTGACGCTTTAATGGCTGAAGAAACAAACTTAATTGCCAACTTAGCTAATCTAAGTGCTTTATTATTCATGGAGCTGGAAGATATTAATTGGGCGGGTTTTTATCTTTACGAAAATGACGAGTTAGTATTAGGTCCTTTCCAAGGTCTACCTGCTTGTATTCGTATTCCGGTTGGTCGAGGTGTTTGCGGTACAGCTGCAAGTACATTACAGACACAATTAGTAACGGATGTGCATGACTTCCCAGGTCATATAGCCTGTGATGCAGCAAGTAACTCAGAGATCGTGGTGCCGATTGTTGTTAACGATAAATTGATCGGTGTGCTGGATATAGACAGTCCAAGCATTGGTCGTTTTGATAATGACGACTTAATGGGGGCAGAACTACTTGTTAACCAACTCGTTAAGCGTTTAACAGCCTAA
- a CDS encoding flavodoxin family protein, translated as MTIVAVVYFSASGSTQALAREVISGINTVEDVKVIECQIQAWDMFEGRFDNDELMCLLDNADAIIFGSPTYMGGVAGQFKAFSDATSERWDSQQWRNKFAGGFTVGSCLNGDQANTVQYMATLASQHGMLWIGLDIAGGYNSVGLNRLGCQVGVVGHNPEGEVHRSDLDTAKYLGRRIAIITKTCAYELQALSL; from the coding sequence TTGACCATAGTTGCAGTCGTGTATTTTTCGGCGTCAGGTTCAACTCAGGCCCTGGCTCGAGAAGTTATCTCAGGTATTAACACCGTTGAAGATGTTAAAGTCATTGAATGCCAGATACAAGCTTGGGACATGTTCGAAGGCCGTTTTGATAATGATGAATTGATGTGCCTGCTTGATAATGCCGATGCCATTATATTTGGATCGCCAACTTATATGGGCGGTGTTGCAGGTCAGTTTAAAGCATTTTCAGATGCGACAAGTGAACGTTGGGATAGCCAACAATGGCGTAATAAATTTGCTGGTGGTTTTACCGTTGGTAGTTGCCTTAACGGTGATCAGGCAAACACGGTTCAGTATATGGCGACATTAGCCAGTCAGCATGGCATGTTATGGATTGGACTCGATATTGCGGGCGGTTATAATAGTGTGGGGCTAAATCGTCTCGGATGTCAGGTCGGTGTTGTAGGGCATAATCCTGAAGGGGAAGTACACCGCAGTGATCTGGATACCGCCAAATACTTAGGGCGTCGTATAGCGATCATCACAAAGACCTGTGCTTATGAATTACAGGCCTTATCGTTATAA
- the der gene encoding ribosome biogenesis GTPase Der, which translates to MTPVIALVGRPNVGKSTLFNRLTRTRDALVADFPGLTRDRKYGQANLAGREFIVVDTGGINGDEEGIDAKMADQSLLAIEEADAVLFLVDARAGLTVSDQAIAEHLRKQEKKVFLVANKVDGLDGDVAVAEFYALALGDIYQIAASQGRGTNILIEEALAHVEVADLEDEEEFSDADPFVNGELLPEEEEGEERDEDYASLPIKLAMIGCPNVGKSTLVNRILGEERVVVYDMPGTTRDSIYIPMERDGRNYMLIDTAGVRRRKNINEAVEKFSIVKALQAIDDANVVLMVFDARVGVTAQDLTLLGFAINSGRSIVIAVNKWDGLDTDVKDRIKSELDRRLGFIDFARIHFISALHGTGVGHLFESITEAFDSSTKRVSTSMLTRIIRMAVDDHQPPMHAGRRVKLRYAHAGGYNPPLIVVHGNQVTKLANSYRRYLINYFRRSLKIMGTPIKVEFRDSDNPFADKKNSLSLSQQKKRRRMMSHYKSKK; encoded by the coding sequence ATGACCCCTGTAATTGCATTGGTTGGACGCCCTAATGTTGGTAAATCAACATTGTTCAACCGCTTAACTCGTACCCGGGACGCACTTGTTGCCGATTTCCCAGGGTTAACTCGTGACCGTAAATATGGACAAGCTAACTTAGCTGGTCGTGAGTTCATTGTAGTTGATACCGGCGGTATTAATGGCGATGAAGAAGGGATTGATGCAAAAATGGCTGATCAGTCGCTACTGGCGATTGAAGAAGCTGATGCCGTATTATTTTTAGTAGATGCACGTGCAGGCTTAACGGTTTCTGACCAAGCAATTGCTGAACATTTACGTAAACAAGAGAAAAAAGTATTTCTTGTTGCCAACAAAGTAGATGGCCTCGATGGCGATGTTGCTGTTGCTGAATTCTATGCGCTTGCACTTGGTGATATTTACCAAATTGCTGCATCGCAAGGTCGTGGTACTAATATCCTTATTGAAGAAGCATTAGCACATGTTGAAGTTGCTGACCTTGAAGATGAGGAAGAATTCTCTGACGCAGACCCTTTTGTAAATGGTGAGTTATTACCAGAAGAAGAGGAAGGTGAGGAACGCGACGAAGATTATGCGAGTTTACCGATTAAATTAGCGATGATTGGTTGTCCTAACGTTGGTAAATCAACGTTAGTTAACCGTATCTTAGGTGAAGAGCGCGTTGTTGTTTATGATATGCCGGGTACTACTCGTGACAGTATTTACATACCGATGGAGCGTGATGGTCGTAACTACATGCTTATCGATACAGCAGGTGTACGTCGTCGTAAAAATATCAATGAAGCGGTTGAGAAGTTCTCGATTGTTAAAGCATTACAAGCAATTGATGATGCGAATGTTGTATTAATGGTATTTGATGCACGCGTTGGTGTAACAGCGCAAGATTTAACCTTGTTAGGCTTTGCAATTAACTCTGGTCGCTCAATTGTGATTGCAGTTAATAAGTGGGATGGTTTAGATACTGACGTGAAAGATCGTATTAAATCTGAACTGGATCGTCGTTTAGGCTTTATTGACTTTGCACGTATTCACTTTATCTCTGCATTACACGGTACGGGTGTTGGTCACTTATTTGAATCGATTACAGAAGCATTCGACTCATCAACTAAGCGTGTATCAACGTCTATGTTAACGCGTATTATACGTATGGCTGTGGATGATCATCAGCCACCAATGCATGCTGGTCGTCGTGTTAAGCTACGTTATGCGCACGCGGGTGGCTATAATCCACCATTGATTGTTGTGCATGGTAATCAAGTAACAAAATTAGCGAATTCATATCGCCGTTATTTGATCAACTACTTCCGTCGTTCATTAAAAATCATGGGTACACCGATTAAGGTTGAATTCCGTGACAGTGACAATCCGTTTGCAGATAAGAAAAATAGCTTATCATTATCGCAACAGAAAAAACGTCGCCGTATGATGTCGCACTATAAGAGTAAAAAATAA
- the bamB gene encoding outer membrane protein assembly factor BamB has protein sequence MTNKLRTLTTAAVLSVFLQGCSLFSDDEEVYSPLPVIQAEFTPEIEWRKSIGSGVGEYYSQTRTLLVNGQLFAASRDGLVKALDPISGDEIWTQDLSEQAVFNRFDDSDNALLSGGIAAGYGMVFVGSENAVLFALNDKTGEVIWQVETDGEVIASPVVDEGLVIIQTGSGSLVGFDVQTGEQRWIQSSELPALTLRGNNSPITTNGAAIYGRSDGKLAAVFLANGRLIWEVNVAKPKGANDIDRLVDVNGQAVARGTDVYTSAFNGELMAIELRSGKVLWKRAYASVKDLAVAGFELFLTDTEGRIHAIDRRNGLTLWSQNRLALRGVTAPVVSGNNIVVGDKEGYLHWLDRKTGKLVAQQLIDSDGLFSKALNSEKYLYVQSRSGKLVAVKKPI, from the coding sequence ATGACCAATAAGCTGAGAACACTTACAACAGCTGCGGTTCTTTCGGTTTTTTTACAAGGTTGTTCTTTATTTAGTGATGATGAGGAAGTGTATTCACCACTGCCTGTCATTCAAGCTGAATTTACGCCTGAAATTGAATGGCGCAAGAGCATTGGCTCGGGTGTTGGTGAGTATTACTCTCAGACGCGAACCTTACTTGTAAATGGTCAGCTTTTTGCCGCAAGTCGTGACGGTTTAGTGAAAGCGTTGGACCCGATTTCAGGTGATGAAATTTGGACTCAAGACTTATCTGAACAAGCGGTATTTAACCGTTTTGATGACAGTGATAATGCGTTACTGTCGGGTGGTATAGCTGCTGGCTATGGCATGGTATTTGTTGGTAGTGAAAATGCAGTATTATTTGCGTTAAACGACAAAACCGGTGAAGTGATCTGGCAAGTTGAAACCGATGGTGAAGTGATCGCGAGTCCTGTGGTTGATGAAGGCCTTGTTATTATCCAAACGGGCAGTGGTAGCTTGGTTGGTTTTGACGTTCAGACGGGTGAACAACGCTGGATCCAAAGCTCAGAATTACCTGCTTTGACTTTACGTGGTAATAATTCGCCAATCACCACTAATGGAGCAGCGATTTATGGTCGCAGTGATGGTAAACTAGCAGCAGTATTCCTTGCTAATGGTCGATTGATCTGGGAAGTGAATGTTGCCAAGCCAAAAGGCGCGAATGACATTGACCGTCTCGTTGATGTAAATGGCCAAGCGGTAGCGCGTGGTACTGATGTTTATACATCTGCTTTTAATGGCGAGTTAATGGCCATTGAATTGCGTTCTGGTAAGGTGCTTTGGAAACGTGCTTACGCGTCGGTAAAAGATCTTGCTGTGGCGGGCTTCGAGCTGTTTTTAACTGATACGGAAGGTCGTATTCATGCAATTGACCGTCGTAATGGCCTTACTTTATGGTCACAGAATCGCTTAGCACTACGCGGTGTAACTGCGCCAGTTGTCTCGGGTAACAATATTGTTGTCGGTGATAAAGAAGGCTATTTGCACTGGTTAGATCGTAAAACCGGTAAGTTGGTTGCACAACAATTAATTGATAGTGATGGACTATTTTCTAAAGCATTGAACTCAGAAAAATACCTCTATGTTCAAAGCCGCAGTGGTAAATTGGTTGCTGTAAAGAAACCAATTTAA
- a CDS encoding tetratricopeptide repeat protein: MEGYATEEQQVEALKSWWKSHGNAVIFGTVLGLAGLVGFRYYNDSQLTAQEELSAAYDTVVTELSENGLAAKATTQTFIDANSGNAYATLTALQLAAEAVKKQDFTEAEKQLSWVATNSNQASILPIANIRLARVQAQLQNFDVALATLDKVTLDTFASKKAEVKGDIYVQQGDLDAARSAYKAALAGVGANTQLLQLKLDDLAITDVADDLDAAIAGELNDQ, from the coding sequence GTGGAAGGTTACGCTACTGAAGAACAACAAGTTGAAGCGCTGAAATCATGGTGGAAATCTCATGGTAATGCGGTTATTTTTGGGACTGTACTTGGCCTAGCTGGCTTAGTTGGTTTTCGTTATTACAACGATAGCCAGTTAACAGCACAAGAAGAACTCTCGGCTGCTTATGATACTGTTGTGACTGAATTATCTGAAAATGGACTTGCAGCAAAGGCGACAACTCAGACGTTTATTGATGCGAACAGCGGTAATGCTTACGCAACATTAACAGCATTACAACTTGCCGCTGAAGCAGTGAAAAAACAAGATTTTACGGAAGCTGAAAAGCAACTTAGCTGGGTAGCGACAAACAGCAATCAAGCAAGTATCTTACCGATTGCTAATATTCGTCTAGCACGAGTTCAAGCGCAGCTACAAAACTTTGATGTTGCACTGGCGACATTGGATAAAGTGACACTTGATACATTTGCGAGTAAGAAAGCAGAAGTAAAAGGTGATATCTATGTACAGCAAGGCGATTTAGACGCGGCTCGTAGTGCTTATAAAGCAGCATTAGCGGGTGTCGGTGCGAATACTCAGTTGTTACAATTAAAACTTGATGACCTTGCTATTACAGACGTTGCAGATGATCTTGATGCTGCTATCGCAGGAGAGCTGAATGACCAATAA